A single Dasypus novemcinctus isolate mDasNov1 chromosome 4, mDasNov1.1.hap2, whole genome shotgun sequence DNA region contains:
- the LOC101422200 gene encoding collagen alpha-2(VI) chain, with protein ILGLRLYGPLHRRAWGSSRDLCPWGSPPPAGGVSCGRTPRGGACGSHFQVNCGGSWAGDTAFWGARGGGTLRAPSTLARRAWPHRASLPPELYVAQCTQRPVDIVFLLDGSERLGEQNFRKAQRFVEQVSRRLTLARRDDDPLNARVALLQYGGPREQQVAFPLTSNLTAIHEALESARYLNSFSHVGAGIVHAINHVVRGARGGARRHAELAFVFLTDGVTGNESLAEAVHSMRKQNVVPTVVAVGGDVDADVLGQISLGDAAAVFREPDYESLVQPRFFDRFIRWIC; from the coding sequence ATTCTGGGGCTGAGGCTTTACGGGCCCCTCCacaggagggcctggggcagtAGTAGAGACCTTTGCCCCTGGGGGTCTCCGCCCCCAGCTGGGGGCGTGTCCTGTGGGAGGACACCAAGGGGAGGTGCTTGTGGGTCACACTTCCAGGTGAACTGCGGAGGGTCCTGGGCCGGGGACACGGCGTTCTGGGGGGCACGCGGCGGGGGCACTCTGCGGGCTCCTAGCACCCTGGCCAGGCGGGCCTGGCCCCACCGCGCGTCTCTCCCCCCAGAGCTGTACGTGGCCCAGTGCACGCAGCGGCCCGTGGACATCGTCTTCCTGCTGGACGGCTCCGAGCGGCTGGGCGAGCAGAACTTCCGGAAGGCGCAGCGCTTCGTGGAGCAGGTGTCGCGGCGGCTGACGCTGGCGCGCAGGGACGACGACCCGCTCAACGCGCGCGTGGCGCTGCTGCAGTACGGCGGGCCGCGCGAGCAGCAGGTGGCCTTCCCGCTGACCTCCAACCTCACGGCCATCCACGAGGCGCTGGAGAGCGCGCGCTACCTCAACTCCTTCTCGCACGTGGGCGCCGGCATCGTGCACGCCATCAACCACGTGGTGcgcggcgcgcggggcggggcgcggcgccACGCGGAGCTGGCCTTCGTGTTCCTCACCGACGGCGTCACGGGCAACGAGAGCCTGGCGGAGGCGGTGCACTCCATGCGCAAGCAGAACGTGGTGCCCACCGTGGTGGCCGTGGGCGGCGACGTGGACGCGGACGTGCTGGGCCAGATCAGCCTGGGCGACGCGGCCGCCGTCTTCCGCGAGCCGGACTACGAGAGCCTGGTGCAGCCGCGCTTCTTCGACAGGTTCATCCGCTGGATCTGCTAG